The stretch of DNA AACGCTGACATTAACTTTGAACGGAAACGAAAAAACGCGAGAGGAACTCCTCGGATTTCTGAAGCCACTCCTCGCGGCATAACCTTAAATCGGTTCCAAAACCCGTTTTTTTATGCAACGTTGGGGTCTATTTAACTTCTGATCAAATCTAGGGCCGATTGGCGGATCGAATCTCGACCCAAGCCATACTTCTCCTGCAGATATGTTTGACTGCCGACGATCGATGAAAACCCAGCCTTGAGTCCCATTCGTAGAAACTTTTGAGGGATAACATGGGTGTCCATGAGAATTTCGGCGACCAGCCCCCCCAAGCCACCCTCCAACGTATGTTCTTCCACAGTAACAATACCACCTGTCTCTTGAGCGGCATTTAAGATGGCTTCCCGATCGAATGGTTTCATCGTCGGGCAACTCATCACCCGAACTTGAATGTCATCTTTTTTCCGAAGCTCCTCGGCGACTTCCAAAACGACTTTCAAAATTCCACCACACGTCACAAAGGTGAGTGCGTTTCCTTCCGTCAAAATTCGCGCTTTGCCCAGGATAAATTGTTCGTCTTTCTTCGACGTATTACCCGCCGACATCTTATCCAATCGAACGTAGCCTGTGCCAGGAGTGCGAACGAGCATTTCAACCGCTTGAACCACTTCCCAATCATCTCCCGGAGTAAACATTGTGATGTTGGGCATCGCACGTACGATGGCGAGATCTTCAGTGGCATGGTGGGACATTCCCAATGCTCCGTAACTGAATCCCCCTCCCATCGCTACAATCTTGAGGTTGGCATCATGGTAAGCGGCGTCATTTCGAATCTGCTCAAGGCAACGGAGAACAGCGAAGTTCGCAATTGAATAGGCAAAAACAATTTTTCCTTCAAGGGCGAGTCCCGTGGCAATTCCGATCATGTCCTGCTCCGCGACTCCAGCATTCACGTATTGCTTCGGACATTTCGCAATGAATGATTCGATCATTCCGTAACCTAGATCACCTACGACCAGCATGATCTTAGTGTTTGATTCAGCCAGATGAGTTAAGGTTTTTATGAACTGGTCCTTCACAAGCCCCGTTCTAGCTCTGTCAACGCCGCCTCAAGTTCATCGCCCTTAGCCGTTCGGTAATGCCAAAGCACTTTATTTTCCATGAAGGAGACTCCTTTTCCCTTCACTGTGTGAGCAATTACGCATGTAGGACGTCCAATTCTCTTTGGTAATTGAGACAAAACCTCATGCATATTAGAATGGTTGTGCCCGTCCACTTCAAAAACCTCCCAACCAAACGTTTTCCATTTGTCCGCAAAGGGTTCCAGAGCGATTGTATCTTTCACCCAAGTGAGACTTTGAATCTTGTTGTAATCGATAATTACGATCAAGTTGTCCAATCGGTGATGGGCCGCAAAAAGGGCTCCCTCCCAATTCGATCCCTCGTCACATTCACCGTCACTTAGGAGTACGAATACACGATGCGATTTTCCATCAAGCTGAGCTGCATAAGCCATTCCCACGCCCACGGGCAGGCCATGTCCAAGAGACCCGGTCGAAAGCTCAACCCCTGGAACTCCCTTGTGGGAGACATGCCCACTTAAATCGGAACCATTCTGACAGTGCGATTCAAGTTTCTCGACCGGGAAAAAGCCGGATTCAGCCAGTGCCGCATAAACGCCTGCTCCCGCGTGTCCCTTGCTCAAAATGAATCTGTCTCGGTCCGGCCACTTCGGATTCTTGGAATCAACCTTCATTATTTTCCCATAGAGAACCGCAATGATGTCGGCCATCGACAGGCACGACCCCACGTGTGAGCTCCCGCCACGGCTCGTCATTTTCACGACATGGATTCGGATTTGCTTGGCAAGTTCTATCGTGTTTGAAACAGGCATAAATGTTCGGAGATATTATGGTTATCAATATTATAATTTTTGGGCTGCACAAAAAAGCACCTTATGAGACCGATCTGGTAATTCTGATGTCAGCGGACTGGGGGGGGCAGCTTGGAATTCAACTGAGTCCAAACGCTGAGGAAGAATTTCTAATTTTCCGAAGACGATTCGCTTCAAAGCTCTTTTGCCCACCATTGATTTCGGAATGAGATTGAACATCACGGCCAGCTTTTTAGCTGGTCTTAGTACCTTCTGCCAAATAGACGCTTCGTTCACTGGCGAATCACCGAAAAATTCCGCCTCGAATCCATGCTCATTCAATACCTGTGACAGCTCCCTAACACCCAAATAGCTTAGGCTCAACTGGCTCGGATTGAAATCGTACAGATCCTTGTTCGCGGTAACTATGAGGAGAAACCCACCTTTGCGCAATATGCGCTTCGCCTCGCCTAAAAACTTCGGAATCGATGGTATGTAATAAATGGCTTCACAGATAGCGATAATATCCTTTGATGCATTTTCGAAAGGGAGATTCTGGGCGTCCAAAACTTGGATTTGAATGGAGTTTCCATAAATTTCCTTCGCTCTTTGAACAAGTTTCGGAGAAATATCTCCGGCAACGAGGCTTCGTGCGGTCTTCTGAATCAACCCAAGCCCAAAACCGGTGCCA from Bdellovibrionota bacterium encodes:
- a CDS encoding transketolase C-terminal domain-containing protein — its product is MKDQFIKTLTHLAESNTKIMLVVGDLGYGMIESFIAKCPKQYVNAGVAEQDMIGIATGLALEGKIVFAYSIANFAVLRCLEQIRNDAAYHDANLKIVAMGGGFSYGALGMSHHATEDLAIVRAMPNITMFTPGDDWEVVQAVEMLVRTPGTGYVRLDKMSAGNTSKKDEQFILGKARILTEGNALTFVTCGGILKVVLEVAEELRKKDDIQVRVMSCPTMKPFDREAILNAAQETGGIVTVEEHTLEGGLGGLVAEILMDTHVIPQKFLRMGLKAGFSSIVGSQTYLQEKYGLGRDSIRQSALDLIRS
- a CDS encoding transketolase, coding for MPVSNTIELAKQIRIHVVKMTSRGGSSHVGSCLSMADIIAVLYGKIMKVDSKNPKWPDRDRFILSKGHAGAGVYAALAESGFFPVEKLESHCQNGSDLSGHVSHKGVPGVELSTGSLGHGLPVGVGMAYAAQLDGKSHRVFVLLSDGECDEGSNWEGALFAAHHRLDNLIVIIDYNKIQSLTWVKDTIALEPFADKWKTFGWEVFEVDGHNHSNMHEVLSQLPKRIGRPTCVIAHTVKGKGVSFMENKVLWHYRTAKGDELEAALTELERGL
- a CDS encoding class I SAM-dependent methyltransferase, translating into MQTDYSEVSEANGQEATHEQIQRLFNRYSWVASYCHDKDIVEVACGTGFGLGLIQKTARSLVAGDISPKLVQRAKEIYGNSIQIQVLDAQNLPFENASKDIIAICEAIYYIPSIPKFLGEAKRILRKGGFLLIVTANKDLYDFNPSQLSLSYLGVRELSQVLNEHGFEAEFFGDSPVNEASIWQKVLRPAKKLAVMFNLIPKSMVGKRALKRIVFGKLEILPQRLDSVEFQAAPPSPLTSELPDRSHKVLFCAAQKL